The genomic interval AAGTGAATGTAACGCACTAGATGCAGTAGATATGCCTCTTGTTCCACTTGAATCGAGCAAAACCTTCCCTGAAACAACGCTCCAACCCGCTCGTATCGAGCATTCATTCCTTTGGTATAGGCCAGAGATAGCGACTTCATTGGCTCGCTGAGATTACCAGCCTTAAGATAGACCAGGAGGTGATAATGGTTTGGCATCAAGCAGTAAGCTAAAATCTCCACACTTTCCACGGTCAGATGCCGTCGAACTAAGCGTAGAAAGTGAAGATAATTCTCGCGCTCAAAACAGATGTTCTGACGATTGTTGCCCCGGTTATACAGATGGTAGAAATTGCCAGGTTCAAAGGCGATCGCACGGTAGGGCATGGAAGAGATATGAAAGACACTAACTCAGCGTTCCCAAGTACCTTGAGATCCCCGACTTTTTTGGAAAAGTCGGGGATCTGGCAACCCATCACTCGTCTAGCATGAGCGATCGCATGCTTAGCTGTTGAGACAAAGAGAGCGCCGTTAGTCAGGAAACGAGCGATCGCTTCTGTAAAAT from Kovacikia minuta CCNUW1 carries:
- a CDS encoding REP-associated tyrosine transposase, with translation MPYRAIAFEPGNFYHLYNRGNNRQNICFERENYLHFLRLVRRHLTVESVEILAYCLMPNHYHLLVYLKAGNLSEPMKSLSLAYTKGMNARYERVGALFQGRFCSIQVEQEAYLLHLVRYIHLNPVKGGLVKHPGEWEFSSYREYAGLRQGTLPKLERVQALTGAKDAYQMFLEDHSLPQEPKVRSLMLDE